From Pseudomonas vanderleydeniana, the proteins below share one genomic window:
- the ccoM gene encoding cytochrome c oxidase subunit CcoM translates to MFFDNVVIAGVLTVGLMVVFLGGFGFFIWKDSHKRKKP, encoded by the coding sequence ATGTTTTTCGATAACGTGGTAATTGCCGGAGTGCTGACGGTTGGCCTCATGGTGGTGTTCCTCGGCGGATTTGGATTTTTTATCTGGAAAGACTCACATAAGAGGAAGAAACCTTAG